Genomic window (Tamandua tetradactyla isolate mTamTet1 chromosome 3, mTamTet1.pri, whole genome shotgun sequence):
TGCAATTTACTTAGATTAAAAATTGAACAGATTTTGGCATTGTGTTGACAGTGGTTAGTCCAGATATGTGCAGATCACTATACAATTTCCTTTACCATGttcatttatttggaaattttcctaattttttcataatttagaaACTTCTTGATAACTAGAATCATTAGAATGGTTTTTAACACTTTGCCATCAAAGAAAGGATCTCATAATCCCTTTAACCTCAGAACAAGAAATGGTGCTCTGGCTGGAgcacaaagtaccacaaaccatTTCAGGACGGACTAAAACTAAAAACCTCGTCTCCTGTTGTTTCCCCACATCGTGCTCATTTTTTTGCACATAACCCTTCACGCCATTCTGTGACATCAGAAGGATGGGTATTGTTAAGAttctcatttcacaaatgaggaaactgaggcacagagaggctaaataATGGGTCCAAAGCTCAAACCAGGTAGACTTGTAACCCCAACTCCAGCTCTTTCCACTACACTCTGGGTCCCCAAGCTGATGCCGCAGAGACGCCTGCCCCCATCCCCCCTCCTTGTTCTCCCACCAGAGCCTTCCTTGTCCTAGCCAGAGCCTCTCCGTCTGGGGCAGGTACCAGATTCGTTGACCACAGGCAGTGCCGACACGCGACGGTCCACAAAGATGTCCAGAGCGGTCAGGATGGGCGCTGTTTCCAGCACCACCGCCAAGTCTCGGAATGTGCCGATGCCCAAATCTTGGATGGTGcgggagaggaaggagggctggggcagcAGGGCGCCCTGctcggggtggggagggggggccCATCAGGAGTGAGCAGCGGGCCCCCAGCTCCTCCCTCCCCAGTCCCCAGGGTGGGAAGCCTCCCTGGGCTGCTCCCTGTTCCCTCCcgtttcccctccccacccccggggCCAGGCTCACAAAGATGTGCAGAAACTTGAGCAGCCGCTTGTGCGTGAGGATGTGGAGCACCGCGCCGGAGACGGGGTCCAGGACAGGCAGGCGGTGGATCCGGTTCTTGATGAGAGCGTAGACCGCTTCGAACAGACTGGGGGAGGTGAGCGCAGTGAGCCCGGGGGCAGCCCGGGGAGAGGTCCCTCCATCCCTTCCCCTGAAAGAGAGGACACGGACCCCAGTCTGCCCTGCCTGCCTCCTAGGATGAGAGGGGGGGTTCCAAgctgagtggggtgggggtgctcacCTGTCATTGGGAGAGATGGAGACCAGAGGCTTGAAGCAGCCTTGAAGGTAGATCTCTGCAGGAAAAGCGGAATCAGGCCAAAGGAGCTGCCCTGCCCTGCAGCCCCCCGAGGGCTCCCCTTCCCTTGGGCACCCTGAGACTCCCCAtcgcccttcccctccccctccaggaTACCCCCACTGCCTTCCCTCTAGTCCTTCCTGACCgcacccacacccacacctcTCAGCCCCTTTTTGGGTCCCCTCTCACCCCTCCAGGTCTCAATCTTATGTTCTTCGATCTCAAAGATCTGGACCTGGAAGTCAGACGTGGGCCCTGTGGCCACCTGTTTCCCTCAGGactcccccagcctcccccaccGAGGCCTCCAGCCCGCTCCTCACCAGGGGGGACCTATAATAGCGATGCAGCACCAAGATGAAGTCGGTGATGGTCAGCATCCCTGCAGGGCGGGAGGGGCAGGCACAGGGGAGAACGTCAGCCCGGGGCCTTTAGGAGGGAGGCGGTGGCAGGACcagcactccccaccccacccccaccccaccccagcggGGCCCTCGTGCTGACACCCAGTGAGGGGGACAGAAAGAGAGCAGCATGGGAGCCCTTCCCATGCCTGGGAGCTGGGCCTCCCTTTTATGCTTTCCCCTCCAacctccctcctttccccttgCCCTGTTCTAGTCACCTTATTTTTCccgcttcctttttcttttcccctcttaaaGCTTGTGGCGTTGGGAGATGGGACCACAGTTAGCAGAGTGGAGGGGATCAGCTGTTCACCCCTGTTCCATGGACAGGGAAATCAAGCCCCAAGGTCTCCCCACTGGCTACCCCCAGACCTGGGACTGGACTTTCTCCCAACTGGCCCAGGCTTGGCCCAGCCTGATTTACAGCCGAATTTGGCCCCAGAGCCCTGGTCCCTCCTTCCCGtcccctcccagccctgcctgcccaGCCCCTTCTCACCCACAAAGCTCTGCTTCTTGCTGTCCCACAGGGGTGCTGCCCGCAAGCCATTGGCCACCAGGGCGAGGAAGGCCTTCTTGATCTGACGGTGAGGAAAGAGCCACAGAGGGCTGAGGGTTGAGGAagcccctgccctcctctctcACTGCCCCAGTGAGTCCCCACCACCTGCCAGCTGTCCCCTCTGCCCTTTCTCCTGGGCGCCCCTCAACCCGAGCTTGCCTACCTCTCTCATGTCATGGCACCCACTAAACCTGATCATTGTTCAGTGTGCCTCTGTGACAGTGGCACTGAGGGGACCCCTCAACAGACAACAGCAGGATGTAGGAAACCCTAACTCAGCGCTGCTTGCAAACCACGTGTGCAGTCATTATCATTTTTTGCTAATCTAAGTCCTGTAGGTATAATTATTTACATgatctttatatatttacataattacGTACTGTGTTTCTTAAATAAACTTTAATCAAACTCATTGAAACCTTCGATCTAAGCAATAAGATTGAAACAGGTTGGTTGCATTTTTCTaacacacattaaaataaaaacgaTTGTTCAGGTACCACTAGAATGAAGCTGGGTACCGTGGCACCTGTTTTGGGAAACACTGTCCTGCTATGAAGGATGACAAGGACAAAATCATGGACATTTCTCAGCGTGCCCTAGTGGAAGTGCCTGGACCACAACTCCTCCTATTTCCTGTTACCAAGAGTCCCCTAGTCCTTTTCCTAAGCGACTCTGCAATGGCTCACATGCGGTTCACACGCCCCATCCCCTGTGCGCGAGGCAGCGCCAACAATGCTCTGAAACCCGGGGGGCAGGGTAGGCATTCCTGTCCCCGTTTTAGAGACAAGGGAGGTAAAGGTCCCACCCAAGGTCCCGCAGAGAGTAAGTGGCAGAGGTGGAATGACAATCAGGGTAAAAGCCCTCCCTCTCTGCACCTGTGCCCTTGGTGTTAAGAAGGGGTGCTTGTAGGGGGCAGGCAGAGGGGCCCGGCTCTCTGGGGTGTCCTGGAGGGGGTGGGCACCATGAGAATGGGGACTGAGCTCAGGTGGGGCACAGCCGCGTCCTCACCTCCAGCGTGGTGTCGAAGATGACCAGCTTTGAGCTGGTCGCCATGGCGTCGTAGCAGGTGTGCTCCTGCATGAAATGCATGTAGACCTGGGCCCCCGGCTTCTGCAGTTCGTCGTCCCAGCTCAGCCAGGGTAGCGGGGCCTGTGGGCACGGGCACGGGGCGGGCCTCTCTTCCTCCAGGCCTTCGAGCTCATACCCCCAAGCTGCTATAGCCGGGATCCCGAGGCCCAGATCCAGATGGTCGGTGCTGGAGCCCGCAGCTGCAGAGGCACAGTCAGTGGGGAGGAAGCCCCACCCTGCTGGTGGGGTGCCTGCCGCTGCCAAGGGAGGAGCTTGAGCCAAGGGTGTGGCTTTGGGGAATGTGGCATCCGGCCTGCTGGACTCAGCAGCTGGCCTGGACGGGAGACCTGTTGGGGGACGGGGACAGTAACTTCATCTTCCAAAGCGCTTTCTCATTGGCTGTCTCAGTTGATCTTCAGGCAGTTTTGGGAGACCTGGATGCTGCGCCCCCCCACTTTGCAGGTGAGAAAACCAAGACAGCGGCAAGCAAGATAGTGGCTCTGTCCCGACTTTCTGCGTTAGCCATGTTGGGCCCCTGGCTCTGCAGTGCAGTTGTCCTCTCCCACGTGGGGAGAATGAAAGGACATGATGAAGGTTGGGTCCAACTCTGTTTGATGGAGGGGTCCAGGGcagagccccccaccccaggtcctgAGACTTCCCACTGGTCCCTCTCCCATCTCCCCAGTACTGGCATTGTTCTCACCTTCCCCCAGGCCTGGCAGCTCCCCTTCCTCCATGGCCTCCTGCCTTGTCCATTTTGAGGCCTTGGCCCCACGTTTCCCATGGATTCTTTCTGAGCTGGTGGTCATGGCCGATGATGGCCATGAGGCACTATCTCCTTGCTCTAGGAAGTCCATCTCTGGAAGGGGTATGGGGCCTGTTTGGTTACTAGGGAGCAATACAACTCCCTGgctaataaaaacaatatttaatatttgcaagCTTCCcagtgttttctccaaaatgttttctttgaacCTTCTAGCAGTTCTATAAGGGGGCATTATTATCATCCCTGTTTTACCAATGAGGgaattgaggttcagagaggttaagcaatttgccacaaatcacacagctaggaagtggtgAAGTCAGAGCTAGGTCCAAGCTTTCAGGCTCCAGtgtctcccccaaccccacctccTGCACTTCTtctggaaagaggaaagaggaggtgAGGGGAATAATGACTggggaaagggggaagaggaagaaagaaggaaagggagggaaagaCAAAGGCCAGGCTATTAAGATGGGGGAAATTGGGATCCCAGAGGTGTTGGGGACAAAGGAAGTGGGAAAAGTTAGGGCCACGGGAAGCGGGGGCAGCCACACCTACCTTAATGCTCAGGTCCCCTAAGGCTTCTCCAGGATGGGGTCTGTGGGGAGCAGGGGTGAGAAAAAATGCCTTCAGTTCCCAAGCCACAGGttctgccctccccaccacacatgcacacacacgctcATATACAAACCTATATACACACAAAGAAGGAAACACACACAGCCATATTCAAGTACTTATGCACATGCAGAAACAAGGGTACCCAACCCCTTCCAGATACACGCAGAAGCACATTCACAAACAAAATATACTCCCAGACACCCACATACTCATACACGGAGATAACCCAGTCTGAGTTCACACGGTGTGCTCTCAAGCCTCCAGCCTCAGCTGCCCCGGCTCTGGGCCCCTGGGATCCCGGTGCCCTCCATCCGCCAGCTCCCGACCAGTGGAGAGCAAGTGTGCACTGTAGCTGGGCCCGGCTATTCTGGGCCGGCGCCTGGCACCCTGCCTCCCCCGGATTGTTTTCCTGCTGATTGGCTGTCAGGCCGTGGGCAGGGAGGGGTCCACCTGCTCAGCAGCTCCAGCCAGGCAGCTGGGAGGGAGGCTGGGGGGGAGGGGACGGGGAGGGGGGCATGGGattggggagaggagagggaaggggcGCCCTTGGGGGGTCTCAGGGACTTGGCAGTCAGCTGCCTCCTGGCTCTCTGAGGACAGATTAGGACAGACCAAGCTGCGTGGGGAGGCCACTTGGAGCGCtgtgggggtgtgggggctgGAGAGAGGTAGGCTCTTGGGGTCCTAGGTTCCTACTGAGGGTGTCACTTGTCTTTGTCAGACCCCGAAGGGAGCAAGAGTGGAGGCAGTCGAGCTTAACTTTTTTCCTTGAATAAACCATGTTAGAGGGTGGTGTGGAGTTAGGAAGAGCGAGCTGCTGTGACTTCAGGGTTGGGGACAGGGCAAGGAGTTTGTGGATCCTCCCAGGAAAGCAGCCAATGTATATCCAGATGTTCCCAATTGAGTCCCAGGAGACTGGCCCCTCTCTGGAAGAGGAGGTGGCCCCCAGGGGTGTGGGTCGTTCAGGCTGGGGTGGGAAGGCTAGCTGTGAGGGTCCCCTGAAAGGTGTGAGATGGGCTTAAAAGACTCCAGGCCTGCGCTCACCCACCTGGGCCTGGAAGGCAATTCCCTGCGCCCTGCTGTGCATGCTCTCCCTACAACCTCTGGTGCCAGCAGGAACCCAGCCGGGCTCTGGCGgctgcccaccccccccccacccccccttctTGGCATTCTTGGGGCCTGAGTCAATGTCCAGATTGGAAATGCTGACCCAGCTGCTCCAGCTCCCCTCGCCctgcccctcccttcctctccttccagcctctttcaccccaggccctggccctggAGAGAACACTCAGAAGTAGATTACTGCCTTTCATGCtgaatttgttaaatgaatttcCCATCATCTCTCAAAGGGTCCGGACCGGCCGTGGGGAGGGTGGAGGAGACCAGAGCagggcagggactgtgtcttTGCCTGTGTATCTTGGACAGGACAGGGGGTGAGTGTAGCTCTCCTACTTCCCCGGTTGACTTAATGGATATTCCTGTGGCCTGTCCCTCTCTGGTCCCAGATGATGGAACTTCTAAAGAAGGACTAATGGGGACATCTCACATGGTGAAAAGACTGAGTGGACCACCTCTGCAAGGGTGCAATGCAGAGGCCAGGAAGCCTTTCCCTCCCTGACTCCTTCCTGCTCCTGTCTGCTCAGAGCCACCTTTACAGCGAAGCCAGATACAAACCAGTCTCAGCTGGCACCGCTGCTTTCTCCTGGAATGCTCCCTTCTCCCCTCCACCTCAGGCGTGTTCCACCCTGCAGGGCCGGTCCAGGAAGTTTTTCCTGATCACACCCTTCTCACTGCATATCCAGTCGGCAAATCTCAGCGTAGACTGGGCTGACATTCAAATAACTATTTCCCATGtcaatatttttaatctccaatTAAACTGCGGACACCTTGAGGACCAAAATATGTTTGCTGTGTTATAAAAGCCTATGGGCTTGGAGGTCAGGTTGCCCTGATTAAAATTCATGTCCTGGTTTGCTAATCATATGACCTTGcaaagtattgtttttttttatatccatGTAAAACGTGGATAAAAATGTGTGGTGTCAGAGACTGCCAGTTGCTGCCCAAtatctgcttttttcttcttcctttagtATCACCTAAATTTTAGCTGGCATGGCTGTTCATAATAAAGACCTAGACTCCTAGCCTTCCTTGGTGCAGCTAAATATGACCTCGTAACTAAATTCTGTCCAATAAGATGAGAGTAGAAAGTGATGTGAGTGATTTCCAGGTCAGGCCTTAAAGAAAAGAGGCTTGACACATtatctaatataacttgtatagtcagtttattcaaacactgtaattacatagaatcttgaatagggagtgagatcttgttggtttgtacaggttagtgtaatgccttgatacatcccagagtaaacttgttaagagaataaaaaagcatttgcaaagtccccttgggggactagggagaaaggaggaaatattaagcttccccatctggggaattcatgatattcttgcaggcattggggcaatcaattcaataggctgagcccttgatcttggggctcgcccctatgaaacttattcctgcaaaggagaagctaagtctactgataattatgcctaagagtcacactcagagaacttcttttgttgctcagatgtggcctctctctctaagccaacttggctggtgaactcactgccctcccca
Coding sequences:
- the PRKAG3 gene encoding 5'-AMP-activated protein kinase subunit gamma-3 isoform X1; translation: MDFLEQGDSASWPSSAMTTSSERIHGKRGAKASKWTRQEAMEEGELPGLGEGLPSRPAAESSRPDATFPKATPLAQAPPLAAAGTPPAGWGFLPTDCASAAAGSSTDHLDLGLGIPAIAAWGYELEGLEEERPAPCPCPQAPLPWLSWDDELQKPGAQVYMHFMQEHTCYDAMATSSKLVIFDTTLEIKKAFLALVANGLRAAPLWDSKKQSFVGMLTITDFILVLHRYYRSPLVQIFEIEEHKIETWREIYLQGCFKPLVSISPNDSLFEAVYALIKNRIHRLPVLDPVSGAVLHILTHKRLLKFLHIFGALLPQPSFLSRTIQDLGIGTFRDLAVVLETAPILTALDIFVDRRVSALPVVNESGQVVGLYSRFDVIHLAAQKTYNRLDMSVGEALRQRTLSLEGVLSCQPHESFGEIIDRIAREQVHRLVLVDETQHLLGVVSLSDILQALVLSPAGIDALGA
- the PRKAG3 gene encoding 5'-AMP-activated protein kinase subunit gamma-3 isoform X2, with the protein product MDFLEQGDSASWPSSAMTTSSERIHGKRGAKASKWTRQEAMEEGELPGLGEAAGSSTDHLDLGLGIPAIAAWGYELEGLEEERPAPCPCPQAPLPWLSWDDELQKPGAQVYMHFMQEHTCYDAMATSSKLVIFDTTLEIKKAFLALVANGLRAAPLWDSKKQSFVGMLTITDFILVLHRYYRSPLVQIFEIEEHKIETWREIYLQGCFKPLVSISPNDSLFEAVYALIKNRIHRLPVLDPVSGAVLHILTHKRLLKFLHIFGALLPQPSFLSRTIQDLGIGTFRDLAVVLETAPILTALDIFVDRRVSALPVVNESGQVVGLYSRFDVIHLAAQKTYNRLDMSVGEALRQRTLSLEGVLSCQPHESFGEIIDRIAREQVHRLVLVDETQHLLGVVSLSDILQALVLSPAGIDALGA